The genomic segment GACGGCGGCGTCGTTGAGGATGACGACGTCGTCGTCGTCGTCGTCGTCGTCGTCGTCGTCGGTGAAGGGCGTGGGGGCCACAGCCACCGGCACGGACTCGACGATGGGCGCGGCCGCGGCGGGGGCGGGTGCGGTGCGGGCGCGGCCCGAGGCGTCGTAGAGGTCGCCCATGCCGCCCTCGAGCAGCGACAGGTCGGCGGTCAGGCGGTTGGCTCCGGTGCGCAGGCTCTCGATGAGGGTCTTGAGCTCGCCCTCCATCGCGTCGACGCGCTGGAGCATCTGCGTCGTGGCCTGGCGCACCCTGCCGACGTGCTCCTGGCTCTGGGACACCGCGTCGTCACGGGTGTCCTTGGCGTCGGCCTCGGCGTCCTCGCGGATGCGGGCGGCCTCGTCCTGCGCGGCGCGCTCGATGTCGGCGGCGCTGGTCTCGGCGGCCTCGACGATCGCGCGGACCTGCTCGGAGGCGGCCTGGGCGATGGACGCGGGGCTGGCCTTCTGGGCCGCCCCGCCCGTGGGGACGCGGCGGCGCAGCTCCTCGACCTGCTCGGCGACCTGGGCGAGGTGAGCGTCGACCGCCTCGGGCTCGTAGCCGCGCCGGCCGATGGGGAAGTCGCGCTTCTCGATGGTCTGACGGTCCAGGGCCATGGGCCGGAACCCTAGCGCTCAGACCGGCAGGCTGAGGCCGCCGTCGGCACGCACCACGAGGCCGTCGCGCACGAGGCCTTCGACGGCGTGCGCCAGGCGCCCCGGCTCGAGGTCGGCCGGCAGTTCCTCGCCGGCCGCCAGCGCCGCCACCACGCGGCCCCGAACCCAGCGGTTGGTGGCCTCGAAGCGCTCCTTGGGGGCCGCCGGGCCGCGCCGGCGCGGGGCCACCGCGACCCGGCCCGCCGAGGCGCAGCCCGCACCCGCGAGCGGGCAGTCCCCGCACGCGGCCGCCCGCGCGCGGCACACCAGCGCGCCGAGCTCCATGAGCGCCTGGCCGACCTGCGGCGTCGGGACCGCCGGCGTCCAGCCCGTGCGCTCCAGGACCCGGCGCACGTTGGTGTCGACGGGCAGCTCTTCGCGCCCGAACGCGAACGCGCCCACGGCGGCGGCCGTGTACGGCCCGATGCCGGGCAGCGAGCTCAGGTCGGCGGGCCAGCCGTCGCGCGCCACGACGGCGCAGGCCTCGCGCAGGCGCACCGCGCGGCGGTTGTAGCCCAGGCCCACCCACGCGGCCAGCACATCGGCCAGGGACGCGGCGGCCAGCGCGGCCGCGGTGGGCCAGCGCGCCATCCAGGCCTCGAAGCGCGGCACGACGCGCACGACCTGGGTCTGCTGGAGCATGACCTCGCTGACGAGGATCGCGTAGGGGTCGCGCGTGCGGCGCCAAGGCAGATCGCGCGCCTGGCGCCCGTACCACGCCAGGAGCGGGCCCTCGAGCACGGCGGGCACGCTAGCGGCCGGGGGCGCCGGCCCTGCAGCGCGGCGTGCGGGCCGACGGCGGCGGCCCGCCTACGCCGGCGCCTCGAGGTCGTTCAGCTGGCGCAGGTCGCGGCGCAGCTCGCGGATCTCGTCGCGCAGGCGCGCGGCGTACTCGAAGCGCAGGTCCTCGGCGGCGGCCAGCATCTCCTCCTCGAGCTCGATGATCGTCTTCTCGAGCTCGGTCGGGGTCATCGACCCGGCGTCGACGCGCTTGCGGTCCTTGCGGCGCCGGCCCTTGGGCGTCTTGCTGTCGCCCTGCAGGAACTCGGCGATGTCGCTGATGCCCTTGACGATCGACGCGGCCGTGATGCCGTGCTCCTCGTTGTAGGCCAGCTGGATCGCGCGCCGGCGGTCGGTCTCCCCCAGCGCGGCCTCCATCGCCGCCGTCCGCTTGTCGGCGTACATGATGACCTTGCCGTCGACGTTGCGGGCCGCCCGCCCGATCGTCTGGATGAGCGAGGTCTCCCCACGCAGGAAGCCCTCCTTGTCGGCGTCGAGGATGGCGACGAGCGTCACCTCGGGCAGGTCGAGGCCCTCACGCAGGAGGTTGACGCCGACGAGGACGTCGTACTCCCCCAGCCGCAGGTCGCGGATGATCTGGATGCGCTCGAGCGTGTCGACCTCGGAGTGCAGGTAGCGGACCTTGAACCCCATCTCGAGCAGGTAGTCCGTGAGGTCCTCGCTCATCTTCTTGGTGAGCGTCGTGACCAGGACGCGCTCGTTGCGCTCTACGCGGTCACGCACCTCGTTCATGAGGTCGTCGATCTGGTTGCGCGTCTCGCGCACGTCGACCTGCGGGTCGACGATGCCCGTCGGGCGCACGATCTGCTCGACCACGCACTTGGAGTGCGCGCGCTCGTACTGCCCGGGCGTGGCCGAGACGAACAGCATCTGCGGGGTGATCGACAGGAACTCGTCGAAGGTCTGGGGCCGGTTGTCCAGGGCGCTGGGCAGCCGGAACCCGTAGTCGATGAGCGTCTGCTTGCGGGAGCGGTCGCCCTCGTACATGCCGCCGATCTGCGGCACGGTCTGGTGGGACTCGTCGATCATGCAGACGAAGTCCTCGGGGAAGTAGTCGATGAGGCAGTAGGGCCGGTCGCCCGGCATCCGGCCGTCGAGGATGCGCGAGTAGTTCTCGATGCCGTTGCAGAAGCCCATCTCCCGCAGCATCTCCATGTCGTACTGGGTGCGCTGGCGCAGCCGGTGGCTCTCGAGCAGCTTGCCCTCGGCCTCCAGCTCGGCGCAGCGGTGGTTGAGCTCGCGGCCGATCTCCTCGACGGAGCGCTCCACGGTGCCCTCGCGCACGTTGTAGTGCGACGCCGGCCAGATCCCGATGTGCTCCATGTCGGCGTGGCGCAGCTCGCCCGTGAGCGGGTCGAACTCCTGCAGCAGCTCGACCTCGTCGCCGAAGAACGTCGCGCGGTAGGCCGTGTTCTCCGAGTAGGCGGGGAACACCTCCAGCGACTCGCCGCGCACGCGGAAGGTGCCGCGGCCGAGCGCCTGGTCGTTGCGCGTGTACTGGATCGTCACGAGCTTGCGCAGCAGGAGGTCGCGGTCGGTCGTGCCACCCTTGGTGAGCACGACGAGGTTGTCGTTGTAGGTCTCGGGCGAGCCGAGGCCGAAGATCGCCGAGACGGAGGCCACGATGACCACGTCGCGCCGGCCGAACAGCGCCGCGGTCGCCGCGTGGCGCAGGCGGTCGATCTCCTCGTTGATCGCCGAGTCCTTCTCGATGTACAGGTCCTTGCTCGGGACGTAGGCCTCGGGCTGGTAGTAGTCGTAGTAGGAGACGAAGTACTCGACGGCGTTGTCGGGGAAGTAGCTGCGGAACTCGTTGCACAGCTGCGCCGCCAGCGTCTTGTTGTGGGCCATGACGAGGGTGGGCCGCTGCACGCGCTCGATGACCGAGGCCATGGTCATCGTCTTGCCGGTGCCGGTCGCACCGAGCAGCGTCGTCATCGGCGCTCCGCCGTCCAGCGAGGCCACGATCTCGTCGATGGCCTTCGGCTGATCGGCCATCGGGCTGTAGGCGGCATCGAGGCGGAAGGGCGGCATCCCGTCCAGGGTACCTGCCCCCGCGGTCCGCTCCGGACGCCCGGTTTGACGCCGCCTCCGGCCGGAGATGCCTGGCGCACCAGCACCCTCAGGAGGGGCCGAGATGGCGATTGCCGCGCGATCTCGGGGCCGGTGATCGTCATCTCCTTCGTCCTGGCCGGCATCACCTGCGTGTGCGGCGCGCGCTCTCCTACGCCGAGCCGGCGCGGCGGGACCTCAGCAGGCGGTGACGCGGCGCACGGCCGCGCCGCCCCCGGGGCGGGCGGCCACGTGCCAGGCCGCGCCCGTCCCGTGGACCTCGCCTCCGGCCAGGAGCGTCCCCTCGTCCAGCGCCCAGCCCGCGGGCACGAGGCCCGACCCCACGGCATGCACCAGCCGGCCCAGCGTGCCCCACTGGCCGGCATGGACGTCGACGGCGAACGGGACGAGCCCCAGACCGCGGGCGATCGTGACATCGTCCAGGCCCTCCCCC from the Baekduia soli genome contains:
- a CDS encoding HhH-GPD family protein, with product MLEGPLLAWYGRQARDLPWRRTRDPYAILVSEVMLQQTQVVRVVPRFEAWMARWPTAAALAAASLADVLAAWVGLGYNRRAVRLREACAVVARDGWPADLSSLPGIGPYTAAAVGAFAFGREELPVDTNVRRVLERTGWTPAVPTPQVGQALMELGALVCRARAAACGDCPLAGAGCASAGRVAVAPRRRGPAAPKERFEATNRWVRGRVVAALAAGEELPADLEPGRLAHAVEGLVRDGLVVRADGGLSLPV
- a CDS encoding DivIVA domain-containing protein, yielding MALDRQTIEKRDFPIGRRGYEPEAVDAHLAQVAEQVEELRRRVPTGGAAQKASPASIAQAASEQVRAIVEAAETSAADIERAAQDEAARIREDAEADAKDTRDDAVSQSQEHVGRVRQATTQMLQRVDAMEGELKTLIESLRTGANRLTADLSLLEGGMGDLYDASGRARTAPAPAAAAPIVESVPVAVAPTPFTDDDDDDDDDDDVVILNDAAVDDRFEAHETPAAPVAAAAAPAEPAPAEAAPVSQGDVEGARLVALNMALNGTAREETDRYLAENFDLADRAALLDEVYATVES
- the uvrB gene encoding excinuclease ABC subunit UvrB; amino-acid sequence: MPPFRLDAAYSPMADQPKAIDEIVASLDGGAPMTTLLGATGTGKTMTMASVIERVQRPTLVMAHNKTLAAQLCNEFRSYFPDNAVEYFVSYYDYYQPEAYVPSKDLYIEKDSAINEEIDRLRHAATAALFGRRDVVIVASVSAIFGLGSPETYNDNLVVLTKGGTTDRDLLLRKLVTIQYTRNDQALGRGTFRVRGESLEVFPAYSENTAYRATFFGDEVELLQEFDPLTGELRHADMEHIGIWPASHYNVREGTVERSVEEIGRELNHRCAELEAEGKLLESHRLRQRTQYDMEMLREMGFCNGIENYSRILDGRMPGDRPYCLIDYFPEDFVCMIDESHQTVPQIGGMYEGDRSRKQTLIDYGFRLPSALDNRPQTFDEFLSITPQMLFVSATPGQYERAHSKCVVEQIVRPTGIVDPQVDVRETRNQIDDLMNEVRDRVERNERVLVTTLTKKMSEDLTDYLLEMGFKVRYLHSEVDTLERIQIIRDLRLGEYDVLVGVNLLREGLDLPEVTLVAILDADKEGFLRGETSLIQTIGRAARNVDGKVIMYADKRTAAMEAALGETDRRRAIQLAYNEEHGITAASIVKGISDIAEFLQGDSKTPKGRRRKDRKRVDAGSMTPTELEKTIIELEEEMLAAAEDLRFEYAARLRDEIRELRRDLRQLNDLEAPA